Genomic segment of Candidatus Zixiibacteriota bacterium:
ATCAATATCTGGTTGACCGAGATCCTGAGTTTCTGCTATTTTTCCTATTATACCATGCTGCCGATTTTTCTTCTCGGTATGTTCCTGCTGAAACGATATGATATTATCAAGCCGGCTTTAACCGCCATCTGCCTGACTTTCTTTGTTTCATACTTTCTATTCCTTCTCTATCCTATCGAGGGACCGCGCTGGTATCTTGCCGGGCAGTACACCCATGCAATCAAGGGCATCATTTTCCGGCCCCTCGTGGATATAGCCATCAACAAAGGCGCGGTGCACGGCGGCTGCATGCCCTCATCGCATGTCGCGGTGGCGCTGGTGATGATGTATTACACTGTGCGGGCTTATCCCAGGACAGCCTTCTTCTTAGTAACGATAAATATCGGGCTGGCGTTGGGGACAGTTTATGGACGTTTTCATTATGTCTCCGATGTGGTGGTCGGCGCCATAATCGGTACTGCCATGATTTATCTGACCATGAAATATTATCATAGATTCGACCGAACAATTCTTCGTAATGAGAATATCAAGAAGGAAGCGATAAGTTATGTTTCCTGAACTTTTCAAAATCGGCCCCATCGCGATAAGAGGATATGGCCTGATGCTGACCTTTTCC
This window contains:
- a CDS encoding phosphatase PAP2 family protein, which encodes MTKKAIYPFDIAIIAYMMLLSGLILIFGRPLSGYYDELLINAAVVILVILIVQFLNHSGNRLVLFFRILYPGLLFTLFYEQTGGLMKLIFPDFLDRQLIAFESTIFGIDPSLWLDKNFINIWLTEILSFCYFSYYTMLPIFLLGMFLLKRYDIIKPALTAICLTFFVSYFLFLLYPIEGPRWYLAGQYTHAIKGIIFRPLVDIAINKGAVHGGCMPSSHVAVALVMMYYTVRAYPRTAFFLVTINIGLALGTVYGRFHYVSDVVVGAIIGTAMIYLTMKYYHRFDRTILRNENIKKEAISYVS